One stretch of Ostrinia nubilalis chromosome 11, ilOstNubi1.1, whole genome shotgun sequence DNA includes these proteins:
- the LOC135076343 gene encoding serine/threonine-protein kinase PAK 3 gives MSGRSGRGVFGKLFSKKQSNRDERATEIGMPTNVKQHIHVSKNTETGMLEGLPASWQRLLNAQITPAEQNENLDAAIQAVKLHMYIIKKEKAQDEPFKPIVTQEEINREDLEIEKLLDHKNAHQSQDSDLSIGQSSEEDAGFVEAFTQRQTMPAAPTKHSLKKKDPTMDLSAVVQDLTLIGEDGDESPILRKKELINATLTDEEIYEELKRICNKDDPYVRFERVKQVGAGASGVVFIAIDNKDNSRVAIKDIDLTKQSKKDLILNEINVLKGFNHKNLVNFLDAFLSYDHLWVAMELLDGGSLTDVVTEVVMKEGQIAAVCRETLQAIAFLHSKGTIHRDIKSDNVLLGMDGTVKVTDFGFCANIVGDEKRQTMVGTPYWMAPEVVTRKQYGKKVDVWSLGIMAIEMIEGEPPYMKETPLRALYLIAAVGRPKIPCWEKLSPQFQDFLDKCLQVDVDLRATADELLAHPFLECAMELRTLTPLIKAAQKILHKNLD, from the exons ATGAGTGGGCGCTCGGGTCGTGGAGTTTTTGGGAAACTGTTTTCCAAGAAACAGAGTAACAGAGATGAACGGGCTACTGAGATTGGTATGCCGACAAACGTCAAGCAACACATACACGTGAGCAAAAACACGGAGACTGGTATGCTCGAAGGTCTACCAGCTTCTTGGCAGCGACTTCTGAACGCTCAGATCACACCAGCCGAACAAAATGAGAACCTGGACGCGGCCATCCAGGCCGTCAAATTGCACATGTACATCATCAAGAAAGAGAAAGCACAAGATGAGCCCTTCAAACCCATAGTCACCCAAGAGGAAATCAACAGGGAAGATTTGGAAATAGAGAAATTATTGGACCACAAAAATGCTCACCAAAGCCAAGATTCTGATTTGTCAATCGGACAGAGCAGTGAGGAAGATGCTGGGTTTGTGGAAGCGTTTACACAGAGACAGACAATGCCAGCTGCGCCTACAAAACATAGTCTAAAGAAAAAGGACCCCACAATGGACTTATCTGCAGTAGTACAAGATTTAACGCTTATTGGCGAAGATGGTGATGAAAGCCCTATATTGAGGAAGAAAGAATTGATAAACGCGACATTGACAGATGAGGAAATATATGAAGAATTAAAGAGAATATGTAATAAGGACGACCCCTACGTCAGGTTTGAAAGGGTGAAGCAAGTTGGTGCTGGAGCTTCAG GTGTGGTTTTCATTGCCATAGACAACAAGGACAACTCCAGGGTTGCAATCAAGGACATCGATTTGACTAAACAGTCTAAGAAAGATCTCATCCTCAATGAAATTAATGTGCTCAAAGGTTTCAATCACAAAAACCTGGTCAATTTTTTGGATGCATTCTTAAGTTATGACCACTTGTGGGTAGCGATGGAGTTACTCGATGGTGGCTCTCTCACCGATGTTGTGACCGAAGTAGTCATGAAAGAGGGCCAGATAGCAGCTGTATGCCGCGAGACACTGCAAGCGATAGCCTTCCTGCACTCCAAGGGGACTATACACAGAGACATCAAATCTGACAATGTTTTACTCGGAATGGATGGAACTGTGAAGGTCACCGATTTTGGATTCTGTGCCAATATTGTTGGTGATGAAAAGCGACAGACAATGGTCGGCACTCCTTACTGGATGGCACCAGAAGTGGTTACGAGAAAGCAGTATGGAAAAAAAGTTGATGTGTGGTCTCTAGGTATAATGGCTATCGAAATGATCGAAGGGGAGCCTCCGTATATGAAAGAGACGCCGCTAAGGGCGCTATATTTGATAGCGGCCGTGGGACGGCCTAAGATACCATGCTGGGAGAAATTGTCTCCACAATTCCAGGACTTTTTGGACAAGTGCCTACAAGTGGACGTGGACTTGAGAGCGACCGCAGATGAGCTGCTGGCACACCCCTTCTTAGAGTGCGCAATGGAGCTCAGAACTCTCACGCCGTTGATAAAGGCTGCCCAGAAGATTCTTCACAAAAATCTTGACTGA
- the LOC135075937 gene encoding uncharacterized protein LOC135075937 — MLTALKIILLLHCTRISTSNVLFQEIETYHNETYYKAEYAYEVVNKIYNAFRQWFFTVTFCEFTYFENRILKYTENMDYGYPVLLLNGCPNTNRTRSKPRINIHGQTAYVITSDSLTLQGSEYIVEALVRTGVFKPRSTVIFVINVPITKDNYFFYSMKNHFKLLWSRSITNSVVITLLDDKFWTFTYNFFTEQIIDVTDVKDIFRLLSHQYDNLNGHELRLSVYTKVFIEPTLPAACTSRLCLTVMKELNATCKAVLPRDGNTVGDLMPNGTSTGVTADLIDGFTDLELSSRILKNSYYGYIDTTYPLSQDDLCFMVASYDKQSTFSTVTKMISVTMLIIFMTNFLCLISIALVAREMEIRLWGLHENRSIGVTVLDLVKCFIRQTVDVKFPGFVYRFIIAIIINYSLVVNCVIDGIITSAITYPRYRDNINSLDELLRSNLTLAVHNRHIRLFNRSISENIHYDSFIKRVEFVNDVKKKEIIDERLFKYAVLMRKTDALYISRNIINKDNGRPVFHIVPECPVPCSIVYGLKYGSPYLNKLNDILNHLYQGGILQYWAKTEEYKGNQKLINVGNKDKPLNLRNLKEIFFVWFIGLFISVVVFFVEVCAHMHRNFVRHMHKVQRKTTKPIQKQN; from the exons ATGTTAACAGCCCTTAAGATCATTTTACTACTACACTGCACACGTATTAGCACTTCCAATGTTCTATTTCAAGAGATCGAAACTTACCATAACGAGACGTATTACAAAGCAGAATACGCGTATGAAGTCGTAAACAAAATTTACAATGCTTTCCGACAATGGTTCTTTACTGTTACCTTCTGTGAATTTACTTACTTCGAAAATAGAATCCTGAAATACACCGAAAACATGGACTACGGATACCCCGTTTTACTATTGAATGGGTGCCCGAACACCAACAGAACTAGAAGCAAACCAAGAATCAACATTCATGGACAAACCGCTTACGTCATCACATCTGATTCTCTGACTCTGCAGGGTAGCGAGTACATCGTTGAAGCCTTGGTGAGAACAGGCGTGTTTAAACCAAGGAGCACGGTTATATTCGTCATAAACGTACCAATAACAAAAGACAACTACTTCTTCTACTCAATGAAAAACCACTTCAAATTACTGTGGAGCAGGAGCATCACCAATTCAGTGGTTATAACATTATTAGATGACAAGTTTTGGACCTTCACTTACAACTTTTTTACAGAGCAGATCATAGATGTTACTGACGTTAAAGACATTTTTCGATTGTTGAGTCATCAATACGACAATCTTAACGGGCACGAGTTAAGACTCAGTGTTTATACAAAGGTGTTCATTGAACCTACACTACCAGCGGCCTGTACTTCGAGATTGTGTCTTACAGTGATGAAGGAGCTTAACGCCACTTGTAAAGCAGTGCTCCCAAGAGATGGTAATACGGTGGGAGACCTCATGCCAAACGGGACGTCAACAGGAGTGACTGCAGACCTAATAGACGGATTCACTGACTTAGAACTGAGTTCTCGAATCCTCAAAAACTCCTACTACGGCTACATCGACACTACTTACCCTCTTTCCCAAGATGATCTATGTTTTATGGTCGCAAGTTATGACAAACAGTCGACTTTTAGCACAGTCACGAAAATGATATCAGTCACTATGCTCATAATTTTTATGACCAATTTCTTATGTCTTATATCTATAGCATTAGTGGCAAGAGAAATGGAAATACGACTTTGGGGCCTACACGAAAATAGATCAATAGGAGTGACTGTACTGGATCTAGTCAAATGTTTTATAAGGCAAACGGTGGATGTGAAATTTCCTGGATTTGTATACAGATTCATCATTGCCATAATAATCAATTACTCTTTAGTCGTCAATTGCGTTATCGAC GGAATAATTACATCCGCGATAACATATCCTCGTTACAGAGATAACATCAACTCACTTGATGAATTATTACGAAGCAATCTAACTCTTGCAGTACATAACCGGCATATCAGGCTATTCAACAGAAGCATAAGTGAAAATATACATTACGACTCTTTTATTAAACGTGTCGAGTTTGTCAATGATGTgaagaaaaaagaaattatAGATGAGCGACTGTTCAAGTACGCTGTTCTGATGAGAAAAACTGATGCTTTATACATCAGCAGGAATATAATTAATAAGGATAACGGTCGACCTGTTTTCCATATTGTTCCAGAATGCCCAGTGCCCTGTTCAATCGTATACGGCCTGAAATATGGAAGTCCTTACCTTAACAAACTGAACGATATTCTTAACCACTTATATCAGGGTGGAATTCTGCAATATTGGGCAAAAACCGAGGAGTACAAAGGGAACCAGAAACTAATTAACGTTGGGAACAAAGATAAACCTCTAAATCTACGTAACCTTAAGGAAATATTCTTTGTGTGGTTTATTGGACTTTTCATTAGTGTCGTGGTGTTCTTTGTAGAAGTATGTGCACACATGCATCGCAACTTTGTTAGGCACATGCACAAAGTTCAGAGAAAAACTACTAAAcctatacaaaaacaaaattaa